In a genomic window of Paramecium tetraurelia macronuclear, complete genome:
- a CDS encoding Mitochondrial carrier protein, whose amino-acid sequence MSDFLEWAYENRRQIGLDILAGSFSGMCNILSSHPMDTIKVRMQMSHDGIIKTITSIMKNEGIFSFYKGMLFPFISVPILQATVFSNHEFWKRFFVGDSKQSLTCYQNMIAGGLSGLAASFISCPVELAKCRLQMQVQNVNKMWKNPVDCMIQVNSQKEGISYLYRGMNVTCQREILGYAALFVVYDVVKDALISVKKQKEASNLDMLISGGLGGIACWTIGYPQDIIKTILQCDTGIGKTRKYKPHFLDGGFYSCLVEQVGKNGWRCLFKGYSVCIFRAFYANAIGFYAFETAKKYLNR is encoded by the exons atgaGTGATTTTTTAGAATGGGCTTATGAAAACAGAAGATAAATTGGGTTAGATATTTTGGCTGGGTCTTTTAGTGGAATGTGTAATATACTGTCTAGTCATCCAATGGATACAATCAAGGTGAGAATGTAAATGTCACATGAtggaattataaaaacaatcacatctattatgaaaaatgaaGGGATATTTTCGTTTTATAAGGGAATGCTCTTTCCTTTTATTTCTGTTCCGATTCTCTAGGCAACTGTATTTTCAAATCACGAGTTTTGGAAGAGATTCTTTGTGGGTGACagtaaataatcattaacttgttattaaaa cATGATAGCAGGAGGACTTTCTGGATTAGCTGCTTCATTTATATCCTGTCCTGTTGAATTGGCTAAATGCAGATTATAGATGCAAGTTTAAAATGTGAATAAAATGTGGAAGAATCCAGTGGATTGCATGATATAGGTTAATTCTTA AAAGGAGGGCATATCTTATTTGTATCGAGGGATGAATGTTACTTGTTAAAGAGAAATTCTAGGATATGCAGCTTTATTTGTTGTTTATGATGTAGTGAAGGACGCTCTAATATCTGTAAAAAAGTAGAAGGAGGCAAGCAACTTAGATATGTTAATATCTGGAGGTTTGGGAGGCATTGCTTGTTGGACTATTGGATATCCTTAAGAT ATTATAAAGACTATCTTGCAGTGTGATACAGGTATTGGTAAGACTAGAAAGTATAAACCACATTTTTTGGATGGAGGATTTTATAGTTGCTTGGTTGAATAGGTAGGCAAAAATGGTTGGAGATGCCTATTTAAAGGATATTCAGTTTGTATTTTTAGAGCATTTTATGCTAATGCTATAGGGTTTTATGCATTTGAGACAGCGAAGAAGTATTTAAATCGATGA
- a CDS encoding Acid phosphatase, with protein MFGDQSCQFQLSHLQYDTFISTSENQHVTFLKSNPFKRNFKIEFQIHNSSVLQFQHYQNDELIQNEFVNKSFLVSTNLGDNCIPYGQRISLGYYYTNYNKEDDIIDITYNTQSYCPQGFLHIFDDNGIDSWIKIRETRILNMSKIYENSSQQFTYVTYINIVSLNSQTIQRLGQIYYYEIYGDIQTKSSKYQFKVPLKQYDNKEHKIIFFGDMDSNWTGNKSKQTFDWFQSIQYNQSVYDALIFEGDMAYDLESQDCQQGDWWLRNMTTFTSYYPLLSTPGNHDSGANYEFDFYRMSFLSPDKSQYNTRKNYYNFYSVDLGLVHYIFYNPTNIVYDDSNQQQIDEMVQIMENDLNQANQNREKVPWIIVNSHFPMYCSDSSDNQCSQNFIALRPFADLFTKYRVAIYMSAHQHNYERDAPFINNQSQVNTGLITDGPEQHLVKNSAAPIYVVEGSAGQEYYTPLVPYESQPYTVYQTGYNDGIGIMTIHNSTHIYFEQLDLVTQEVVDYFWCVQDRQDSSSKALNVILWTFIGFFILGVLGMGIFYLIRRQKIKEQLLP; from the exons ATGTTTGGAGATTAGAGTTgtcaattctaattatcaCATTTGCAATATGATACTTTCATATCGACATCTGAAAATTAACATGtaacatttttaaaaagtaatccatttaaaagaaactttaaaattgaattccaAATCCACAATTCAAGTGTTCTTTAATTCTAACACTATTAAAACGATGAACTGATCTAAAATGAATTCgttaataaatcttttttgGTTTCAACAAATTTAGGTGATAATTGTATCCCATATGGACAAAGAATTAGTTTAGGAtattattatacaaattACAATAAAGAGGATGACATAATTGACATTACCTATAATACATAG TCCTATTGTCCACAGGGATTCTTGCATATTTTTGACGATAATGGAATTGATTCatggattaaaataagagagactagaattttgaatatgaGTAAGATTTATGAGAATTCAAGTTAATAATTCACTTATGTGacttatataaatatagtatctttgaattcttaaacaatttaaaggTTGGGTCAGatctattattatgaaatatatgGAGACATCTAAACCAAAAGCAGTAAGTATCAATTCAAGGTgcctttaaaataatatgacaACAAAGAACACAAGATCATTTTCTTTGGAGATATGGATTCAAATTGGACAGGTAACAAATCTAAACAAACCTTCGATTGGTTTTAATCAATCCAATACAATCAAAGTGTTTATGATGCATTAATATTCGAGGGAGACATGGCATATGATCTCGAATCCCAAGACTGTTAATAGGGTGATTGGTGGTTAAGAAACATGACTACATTTACATCGTATTACCCATTATTATCGACTCCTGGCAATCATGATTCAGGAGCAAACTATGAATTCGATTTCTATAGGATGTCCTTCCTCTCCCCTGATAAATCTTAATACAATACAAGAAAGAACTATTATAACTTCTATAGTGTAGACTTGGGTTTGGTTCATTACATTTTTTACAATCCAACCAATATTGTTTATGATGATAGTAACCAGcaataaatagatgaaatgGTTTAGATTATGgagaatgatttaaattaagccAATCAGAATAGAGAGAAAGTACCTTGGATAATAGTTAATAGTCATTTCCCCATGTATTGTAGTGACTCTAGTGATAATTAGTGTTCCCAAAATTTTATAGCTTTAAGGCCATTCGCTGATTTATTCACCAAATACAGAGTGGCTATTTATATGTCAGCTCATCAACATAATTATGAGCGAGATGCCccattcattaataattaatcataggTGAATACTGGATTAATCACTGATGGACCAGAATAACATCTAGTGAAGAACTCCGCTGCTCCCATCTATGTAGTTGAAGGTTCTGCTGGTCAGGAGTATTATACACCATTGGTTCCAT atgaaaGCCAACCATACACTGTATATCAGACTGGATATAATGATGGAATTGGTATTATGACTATTCACAATTCCACTCAtatctattttgaataattggaTCTAGTCACTCAAGAAGTTGTGGATTACTTTTGGTGTGTTTAGGACCGTTAGGACAGCAGCAGTAAGGCCTTAAATGTTATCTTGTGGACTTTTATAGGGTTTTTCATTCTTGGTGTTTTGGGGATGGgaattttctatttgattagaAGGCAGAAAATTAAAGAGCAATTGCTAccttga
- a CDS encoding Ca2+ channel, with the protein MMMFKAAKYYSFHSITTERKIVAYCFVFIGIIIIINDIIVMIFDNDYSYNISTLLKPIFLIFYSQYFLGIIMDYALIIYRGKEIYFMMIFSYVFFVGLGTAIFRNQSEISDITQEEGICNSSGLPFSQKNYCTFLIMFQLQTTVNSPDIYLPYYGDRSVAVIYFIAYQFVNTILMINLILSLFYSQYKKLVEERTKSLLDQHRNKLQQFQNKVLRKKKQNSIANLIKQQQQQANTNSQFLIQRILDHWIFKSIMQILCIADFCFIFQDNTDRDIQIVNISLNTVMLIETIIIAILRGLNNINKYPAVIFDFTISLVLVTLIIAIMAVQQDSFSQDILIKVCCSIMSLRLFRGCSWLLKSKNFVNILLKISAISTYLLQLFGTLIVTITIFNSIGQLIFGGKINYNQQHLSNYQWVNFNDFLSGFCTCWFLLIVNNWNVMSYDFSLSLQSDFIYLFFIFYYIIVVLLAQSVTIALLIEYLVNHVKDLSSSAEEDTKSEISIEENFQNELHVPLQQNFKAQ; encoded by the exons ATGATGATGTTCAAGGCTGCAAAATACTACTCATTTCACTCTATTACAACTGAAAGAAAGATCGTAGCTTATTGCTTTGTATTTATTGGaattatcataatcataaatGACATTATTGTAATgatatttgataatgattATTCATACAATATTTCCACTTTACTCAAGCCAATCTTCTTGATTTTCTACAG TCAGTACTTTCTTGGGATTATAATGGATTAcgcattaattatttacagaGGAAAGGAGATATACTTTATGATGATATTCTCCTATGTCTTTTTTGTTGGTTTAGGGACTGCCatctttagaaattaatcaGAGATAAGCGATATTACTCAAGAAGAAGGAATTTGCAATTCATCTGGTCTACCTTTTAGTCAAAAGAACTACTGCACATTTCttattatgttttaattataaactacCGTAAATTCACcagatatttatttaccATATTATGGAGATAGAAGTGTAGCCgttatttactttattgCCTATTAATTCGTCAATACAATCTTAATGATTAATCTTATTCTTTCATTGTtctattcataatataagaaattagtAGAAGAACGAACGAAATCCCTTCTTGATTAacatagaaataaattacaacAGTTTTAGAATAAAGTACTTCgaaagaaaaaatagaattcaattGCTAATCTCATAaagtaataacaataataagcaaatacgaattcttaatttctaattcaaagaATATTGGATCATTGGATTTTTAAGTCTATTATGTAAATTCTTTGTATTGCtgatttttgttttatcTTCTAGGATAACACCGACAGAGACATATAAATTGtgaatatttcattaaatactGTAATGCTTATCGAAACCAtaattattgctattttaAGAGGTCTGAacaacattaataaatatccaGCTgtgatatttgattttactaTCTCTTTGGTTTTGGTTACActaataattgcaattatgGCTGTTTAATAAGACAGTTTCTCCTAggatattttaatcaagGTTTGTTGTTCTATAATGAGTCTCAGATTGTTCAGAGGATGCAGTTGGctattaaaatctaagaattttgtaaatatcCTACTCAAGATATCAGCTATATCTACTTATCTATTGTAACTTTTTGGAACTTTAATAGTAACAATaactatatttaattcaattgggtaattaatatttggagggaagattaattataatcaataacaTCTCTCTAACTACTAATGGGTTAATttcaatgattttttatCTGGATTTTGTACTTGTtggtttttattaattgtaaacAATTGGAATGTGATGTCATACGATTTTTCATTAAGTCTATAAAgtgattttatttacttattttttatcttctaCTACATCATAGTTGTTTTATTAGCTTAAAGCGTGACAATTGCTTTGCTAATTGAATACTTAGTTAATCATGTAAAGGATTTGAGTTCTTCAGCGGAGGAGGACACGAAGTCGGAAATCTCTATTGAAGAGAACtttcaaaatgaattacATGTTCCCTTATAATAGAACTTTAAGGCTTAatga
- a CDS encoding Ubiquitin-specific protease, with amino-acid sequence MGVTQSSQNDHLEKYLGQDFPDGEILIGFENPSNICYSNVILQALYYCKDFRNYILQHQNSINQNNLLDLTKLLFQSISNHKQRTGVISTKKMMNYIKTKNKIFDGKYHQDSHEFYMWFINECDELLKDKQNNWIRQIFQGQQLTQTECLNCHTISQREEMYCDLSLDLFPNYSLNTCLQQMSKEEQLNGQNQFFCDKCQSKQDASKRLLLNTLPNVLVIHLKRFKYDERCGQMIKVSTKIPFSQQLRIKAQKQTKTYELTTIIIHLGQGILYGHYICITKIQGKWFKFDDDKISLFVDQDLHYVYGRSYPTQAQTCAYMLFYNAQ; translated from the exons atggGAGTAACATAATCTAGTTAAAATGATCATTTAGAAAAGTATTTGGGTTAAGACTTTCCAGATGGggaaatattaattggatTCGAAAAT CCAAGTAACATTTGTTACTCAAATGTAATATTGTAGGCATTGTATTATTGCAAAGACTTTAGGAATTACATTTTATAGCATTAAAACTCAATAAATCAGAATAATTTGTTAGATTTAACGAAGTTGTTGTTCCaatcaatatcaaatcaTAAATAGAGGACTGGAGTAATTTCAAcaaagaaaatgatgaattacatcaaaacaaaaaataaaatatttgatggaaaatatcattaagaTTCCCATGAATTTTATATGTGGTTTATCAATGAATGcgatgaattattaaaggataaacaaaataattggattcgataaatattttagggATAGTAATTAACATAAACAGAATGTTTAAATTGCCATACAa tcTCTTAAAGAGAAGAAATGTATTGTGATTTGTCTTTAGACTTATTTCCAAATTATAGTTTGAACACATGTTTGTAATAAATGTCAAAAgaggaataattaaatggacagaatcaatttttttgtGATAAATGCCAATCAAAATAGGATGCATCTAAAAG ATTGTTGTTGAATACTTTACCTAATGTTTTAGTAATCCATTtgaaaagatttaaatatgatgaaaGATGCGGTCAGATGATTAAAGTGTCAACAAAGATtccattttcataataattaagaataaaggCTCAGAAGTAGACTAAGACTTACGAATTGactacaattattattcatttggGTCAAGGCATATTGTACGGACATTATATTTGcataacaaaaatataagGAAAGTggtttaaatttgatgatgataaAATATCT TTATTTGTTGATTAAGATCTACATTATGTTTATGGAAGAAGTTATCCAACACAAGCTCAAACATGTGCATATATGTTGTTTTATAATGCATAATGA
- a CDS encoding MORN repeat protein has translation MCNQARRYHWYSIQARVITVIPINDITVVLIAIYHNLIIQLQMGATCSNTCCTNDQEISSKGGNDKQEVVLSKNKSLKESQRNNKETERFNADNDQGKSDASISSMKKENQLIQSTVGKMQRVQLEGMGLVNLEISFSDGTTYKGEWMNGLKDGQGVLKWPSGSIYSGAFLEGKLNGKGKLILDDEDYYEGEWKDDKCNGYGVYLCKNGARYEGNWKNDKQHGKGKEVWQDGNSYEGFYNDGKKHGQGILKFSNGTIYEGDFSNNELEGQGTMTWTDKRVYKGQWKKSKMNGYGVLTFPDGRIFKGHFQDDKKNGFGEFTWNDGKKMISSWTNGKLIYKLGKQNGIGICTNGDRKIGYWEDGKRTKWLDEQEKKLHSESIQQLELVKFL, from the exons ATGTGTAATCAGGCTCGACGTTATCATTGGTATTCAATTTAAGCTAGAGTGATAACTGTAATACCAATAAATGATATAACAGTTGTTTTGATAgctatttatcataatttaattatttaattataaatgggTGCAACATGTAGTAATACTTGCTGTACTAATGATTAAGAAATCAGTAGTAAAGGCGGCAATGATAAATAAGAGGTTGTATTATcgaaaaataaatcattaaaagaaagttaaagaaataataaagaaacaGAGAGATTTAACGCTGATAATGATTAAGGCAAATCTGATGCCAGCATTAGTAGTAtgaaaaaagagaattaacTCATCTAAAGCACTGTAGGCAAAATGTAGAGAGTTCAATTAGAAGGTATGGGTTTagttaatttagaaatctcATTTTCAGATGGAACTACATATAAAGGAGAATGGATGAACGGATTAAAGGATGGATAAGGAGTTCTCAAATGGCCTTCGGGCAGTATCTATTCGGGTGCTTTCCTTGAAGGCAAACTTAATGGCAAAggcaaattaattttagatgacGAAGATTATTATGAAGGAGAATGGAAGGATGATAAATGTAATGGATATGGTGtttatttatgtaaaaatGGGGCACGATATGAAGgaaat TGGAAAAATGATAAGTAACATGGGAAGGGAAAAGAAGTTTGGTAAGATGGAAATTCATACGAAGGATTCTACAATGATGGTAAAAAACATGGTTaaggaattttaaaattctccAATGGCACTATCTATGAAGGTGACTTTTCTAATAATGAGTTGGAAGGATAAGGTACAATGACTTGGACAGATAAAAGAGTATATAAAGGATAATGGAAAAAGTCAAAAATGAATGGTTATGGAGTGTTAACCTTTCCAGACGGAAGAATTTTCAAAGGA catTTTTAAGATGATAAGAAAAATGGCTTTGGTGAATTTACTTGGAATGATGGCAAGAAGATGATATCTAGTTGGACAAATGGTAAATTGATATACAAATTAGGCAAGTAAAATGGTATTGGTATTTGTACAAATGGTGATCGAAAAATAGGATATTGGGAAGATGGAAAAAGAACTAAATGGCTAGATGAGCAAGAAAAGAAATTACATTCTGaatccatttaataattagaactagtaaaatttttatga
- a CDS encoding Small GTP-binding protein, producing the protein MDNQNNEDYSDFFKVVLVGDAGVGKTHLMTRYVKGCLPKNAVPTIGIEFAGKTVTLQNGKKVKAQIWDTAGQERYRGITSTHFRKAGGALVVYDVTKEKTFESVVKWMEDLRYQAEPDVVIMLVGNKIDLVENNGSARLSYFVIHRKVQKEDAKNLAQQHKVLFEESSAVTGQNVGQCFDRLLQEMYKIKSLTPGQDNQNQGISLINQNQTQNPDNCKC; encoded by the exons aTGGACAATCAGAATAATGAGGATTACTCTGACTTCTTTAAAG ttGTGCTAGTAGGCGATGCTGGAGTTGGCAAAACACATTTAATGACCag ATATGTGAAAGGTTGCCTACCAAAAAATGCTGTACCGACCATTGGGATTGAGTTTGCTGGAAAGACAGTCACTTTATAAAATGGCAAAAAGGTTAAGGCATAAATTTGGGATACCGCTGGACAGGAAAGGTACAGAGGAATCACAAGCAC tCATTTTCGAAAAGCAGGAGGAGCTTTGGTTGTTTATGATGTAACAAAGGAGAAGACTTTTGAAAGTGTTGTTAAGTGGATGGAGGATTTGCGATATTAGGCCGAACCAGATGTGGTTATAATGTTAGTCGGTAATAAAATAGACTTAGTTGAAAACAATGGAAGCGCAAGGTTGTCATATTTCGTTATACATAGAAAAGTTTAAAAAGAAGACGCAAAAAATCTCGCATAACAGCATAAAGTATTGTTTGAGGAATCGAGTGCTGTCACAGGCTAGAATGTAGGATAATGCTTCGATAGATTGCTTTAAG AAATgtacaaaataaaatcactAACCCCTGGACAagataatcaaaatcaagggatttcattaatcaattaaaatcagaCCTAAAATCCTGACAACTGCAAATGTTGa